One part of the Oryzias melastigma strain HK-1 linkage group LG21, ASM292280v2, whole genome shotgun sequence genome encodes these proteins:
- the LOC112155354 gene encoding radixin, whose translation MPKPINVRVTTMDAELEFAIQPNTTGKQLFDQVVKTVGLREVWFFGLQYTDSKGYVTWLKLNKKVTQQDVKKDNPLQFKFRAKFFPEDVSEELIQEITQKLFFLQVKEAILNDENYCPPETAVLLASYAVQAKYGDYNKDIHKPGYLASDRLLPQRVLEQHKLTKEQWEDRIQTWHEEHRGMLREDAMMEYLKIAQDLEMYGVNYFEIKNKKGTELWLGVDALGLNIYEHEDKLSPKIGFPWSEIRNISFNDKKFVIKPIDKKAPDFVFYAPRLRINKRILALCMGNHELYMRRRKPDTIEVQQMKAQAREEKHHKQMERAQLENEKKKREIAEKEKERIEREKNELMEKLKQIEEQTQRAQKELEEQTRRALELEQERRRAKEEAERLERDRQAAEEAKAALAQQAADQMKTQEQLAAELAEFTAKIALLEEAKRKKEDEATEWQHKALSAQEDLEKTREELKTAMTSPPAPEHDEQDETADAGSAELPSDGVTNHRSEEERITEAQKNERVKKQLQALSSELAEARDDTKKTQNDMLHAENVRAGRDKYKTLRQIRQGNTKQRIDEFESM comes from the exons ATGCCCAAACCG atCAATGTGCGCGTCACCACCATGGACGCTGAGCTGGAGTTTGCCATCCAGCCCAACACAACAGGCAAACAGCTCTTTGACCAG GTGGTGAAGACGGTGGGTTTGAGAGAGGTCTGGTTCTTCGGCCTGCAGTACACAGACAGCAAAGGCTATGTGACGTGgctcaaactaaacaaaaag GTGACCCAGCAGGACGTCAAGAAAGACAATCCACTGCAGTTCAAGTTCAGAGCCAAGTTTTTCCCTGAAGACGTTTCAGAGGAGCTCATCCAAGAGATCACACAGAAACTCTTCTTCCTGCAG GTGAAAGAGGCCATTCTGAACGATGAGAACTACTGTCCTCCAGAGACGGCCGTGCTGCTCGCCTCCTACGCCGTCCAGGCCAAGTACGGAGATTACAACAAAGACATTCACAAGCCCGGCTACCTGGCGTCAGACCGGCTACTTCCACAGAG AGTTCTGGAGCAGCACAAGCTGACCAAGGAGCAGTGGGAGGACAGAATACAGACGTGGCACGAGGAGCACAGAGGCATGCTCAG gGAGGACGCCATGATGGAGTACCTAAAGATCGCTCAGGACTTGGAGATGTACGGAGTCAACTACTTtgaaatcaaaaacaagaaGGGCACGGAGCTGTGGTTGGGGGTCGACGCCTTGGGCCTGAATATTTACGAACACGAAGACAA GTTGTCACCAAAGATCGGCTTCCCATGGAGTGAAATCAGAAACATTTCCTTCAACGATAAGAAGTTTGTCATCAAGCCCATAGACAAGAAAGCCCCA GACTTTGTGTTTTACGCCCCTCGGTTGCGGATCAACAAGCGCATTCTGGCGTTGTGTATGGGCAACCACGAGTTGtacatgaggaggaggaagcccGATACCATCGAGGTGCAGCAGATGAAGGCTCAGGCCAGGGAGGAGAAGCACCACAAACAGATGGAGAG aGCTCAGCTGGAGAATGAGAAGAAAAAGCGTGAGATCGCAGAGAAGGAGAAAGAGCGAATAGAGCGAGAGAAAAACGAACTGATGGAGAAACTGAAGCAGATCGAAGAGCAGACGCAAAGAGCTCAGAAAG AGCTGGAGGAGCAAACTCGCAGAGCTCTGGAGCTGGAGCAGGAGCGGAGGAGAGCCAAGGAGGAAGCCGAGCGCCTGGAGAGGGACCGGCAGGCAGCAGAGGAGGCCAAGGCAGCGCTGGCCCAGCAGGCCGCTGACCAGATGAAGACCCAGGAACAGCTG GCTGCTGAGTTAGCAGAGTTCACCGCCAAAATTGCTCTGCTAGAAGaggcaaaaaggaaaaaagaagatgaagctACAGAATGGCAACACAAA gCTCTTTCTGCACAAGAGGACCTGGAAAAGACGAGGGAGGAGCTGAAGACTGCGATGACGTCCCCACCGGCGCCCGAACACGACGAACAGGATGAAACAGCCGACGCGGGCAGCGCCGAGCTCCCGAGCGACGGCGTCACCAACCACCGCAGTGAAGAGGAGCGCATTACTGAAGCCCAGAAGAACGAGCGCGTGAAGAAGCAGCTGCAG GCTCTGAGCTCGGAGCTGGCTGAAGCCCGAGACGACACCAAGAAGACTCAGAACGACATGCTGCACGCTGAGAACGTCAGAGCAGGCAGAGACAAGTACAAAACGCTGCGCCAGATCCGCCAAGGCAACACCAAGCAGCGAATCGACGAGTTTGAGTCCATGTAA
- the LOC112155211 gene encoding endoribonuclease ZC3H12A — MGLKDHLEDGTGHILSLGLDLDYLHVDGALQKAGPSHAAGSGVLQGRGSTPHKSGSSTGGSSTSLSNRSYYSSSSSCSNFSEESAISDSEDERLQAAPGSESKKLFQENPQRLWGESSSDSQVARLDLESTLQPGGSQQSNRSPPADRITNYCTKVEFALKLGYTEDLVLLVLKKLGPDALINDILGELVKLGTKTELQLPGGAVSQSVSSSASTSSSSNSSLDSCRLLSLPPMMEDKNNLRPVVVDGSNVAMSHGNKEVFSCQGIQLAVDWFFGRGHRDITVFVPAWRKEQSRPDALITDQEILRRLEKEKILVFTPSRRVQGRRVVCYDDRFIVKLAYESDGIIVSNDNYRDLANEKPEWKKFIDERLLMYSFVNDKFMPPDDPLGRHGPSLENFLRKRPVVPEHRKQPCPYGKKCTYGHKCKFYHPERGSHPQRSVADELRASAKISVASRGLLEQALSVKSQTEGGVEEPAEVEAKRGNKQPNHSPWSSCSDLLEDGLQAHSKVKGRRGSDGSIGLPTPGGLFSGGYLELWEHPTGDSKDSRFVGANSSRQVESYHRFESLKVGYSPLIKAYSGLSAMMPKTPECLLTTDLRAGLHPSDSSSDGSDSFSPDNTLDPSPKCHHGRSCHHHQFNSLYTHLATQVSLGLNQHSPRGCSLPKTLPRQHGFGSDEPSFSVTPRTSPLRTTPTYMPPHPTSQPWLSSFPMEPTSYSTQTSTVGSPLRRDPMASLWKEREFQDSKMYEGSPLYSRTKDLGLNQQPPHPINWSSNHQPVPKTCYDLFSYRSFPPVHGKTWQPQWSQQTSPRTLPEASLPFFPQQYLPSISGHKSPLPPSPPHSEPTAASGHYRDLRERMFDNLCGIFPPDLVRSVMTRNPHVMDAQELAAAILMEKLQRM, encoded by the exons ATGGGCCTGAAGGACCATCTGGAGGATGGAACAGGCCACATCCTCAGCCTGGGGCTGGATCTGGATTACCTCCACGTAGATGGTGCCCTGCAGAAGGCTGGTCCGAGTCATGCGGCCGGCTCTGGGGTCCTGCAGGGCAGAGGAAGTACCCCTCATAAGAGCGGCAGCAGCACTGGTGGAAGCAGCACGAGTCTTAGCAATCGCTCGTactacagcagcagcagcagctgcagtaaCTTCTCAGAGGAGAGCGCCATCTCTGACAGCGAGGATGAACGACTTCAGGCTGCTCCTGGTTCTGAATCTAAAAAACTCTTCCAGGAGAACCCTCAGCGACTCTGGGGAGAATCCTCCTCTGACAGTCAAGTGGCCAGGCTGGACCTGGAATCCACCCTGCAACCTGGAGGCTCTCAACAGTCAAACAGATCCCCTCCAGCAGACCGCATCACAAACTACTGCACCAAGGTGGAGTTTGCACTCAAGCTAGGCTACACCGAAGACCTGGTGCTGCTGGTTCTGAAGAAACTGGGCCCAGATGCACTCATCAACGACATCCTGGGAGAGCTGGTGAAGCTGGGAACAAAGACGGAGCTGCAGCTGCCAGGAGGGGCCGTCTCCCAGTCTGTGTCCTCGTCTGCATCAACCTCTTCCTCCTCTAACTCGTCCCTGGATTCCTGCCGGCTGCTGTCCCTGCCccccatgatggaggacaaaaacaACCTCAGGCCCGTCGTCGTGGACGGAAGCAACGTGGCCATGAG TCATGGGAACAAAGAAGTGTTTTCCTGCCAAGGCATCCAGCTGGCGGTGGACTGGTTCTTTGGGCGAGGCCACCGGGACATCACCGTGTTCGTACCAGCCTGGAGGAAAGAGCAGTCTCGTCCTGATGCTCTCATCACAG ACCAGGAGATCCTGCGGAGACTGGAGAAAGAGAAGATCCTGGTTTTCACGCCGTCTCGGCGCGTGCAGGGCCGCCGGGTGGTTTGCTATGACGACCGATTCATCGTCAAACTGGCCTATGAGTCAGATGGTATCATCGTCTCCAATGACAACTACAGGGATCTAGCCAATGAGAAGCCGGAGTGGAAGAAATTCATCGATGAACGCTTACTCATGTATTCCTTCGTAAACGACAA ATTCATGCCACCAGATGACCCACTTGGACGGCACGGGCCGAGTCTGGAGAACTTCCTGAGGAAGAGGCCTGTTGTTCCTGAACACAGAAAGCAGCCATGTCCTTATG gcaAGAAGTGCACATATGGCCACAAGTGTAAGTTTTACCATCCAGAGCGGGGCAGTCATCCCCAGAGGTCTGTGGCCGATGAGCTCCGAGCCAGCGCCAAAATTTCGGTAGCTTCCAGAGGTTTGCTGGAGCAAGCCCTGTCTGTAAAAAGCCAAACTGAGGGCGGTGTGGAGGAACCAGCTGAAGTTGAGGCAAAACGAGGCAACAAACAGCCCAACCACAGTCCTTGGAGCTCCTGTTCCGACCTCCTGGAGGATGGACTACAAGCTCATTCCAAAGTAAAAGGGCGGAGAGGAAGTGATGGCAGTATTGGCCTTCCTACTCCTGGAGGACTTTTTTCAGGCGGATATCTGGAACTATGGGAGCATCCTACAGGAGATAGTAAAGACTCCAGGTTTGTTGGAGCTAATTCGTCAAGACAGGTTGAAAGTTATCACAGATTTGAGTCCCTGAAAGTGGGGTATAGCCCCTTAATAAAGGCATATTCAGGATTGAGTGCTATGATGCCAAAAACCCCAGAATGCCTCTTGACAACTGACTTGCGAGCAGGTTTGCATCCATCAGACAGTAGCAGTGATGGATCCGACTCTTTCTCTCCCGACAACACTTTAGATCCCAGCCCAAAATGCCATCATGGGCGCTCCTGCCACCATCACCAATTCAATAGCCTTTATACTCATCTTGCAACCCAGGTGTCTCTGGGATTGAACCAGCACTCGCCTCGTGGGTGTTCACTTCCTAAAACATTACCAAGACAGCATGGCTTTGGCTCAGACGAGCCCTCTTTTTCAGTTACACCTCGCACATCTCCCCTGAGGACCACCCCAACCTACATGCCACCTCATCCAACATCCCAACCATGGCTTAGCAGTTTTCCAATGGAACCAACTTCCTATTCAACCCAAACAAGCACAGTAGGCTCTCCTCTACGGCGCGATCCCATGGCCTCCTTATGGAAGGAAAGAGAGTTCCAGGACTCAAAAATGTACGAAGGTTCACCGCTTTACTCAAGAACAAAGGATTTGGGGTTAAACCAACAGCCTCCCCATCCGATAAACTGGAGTTCAAACCACCAGCCAGTGCCCAAGACTTGCTACGACCTCTTTTCTTATAGGAGCTTCCCACCAGTTCACGGGAAGACTTGGCAGCCTCAGTGGAGTCAGCAAACGTCGCCCCGCACTCTTCCAGAAGCAAGTTTGCCGTTTTTCCCGCAGCAGTACCTTCCATCCATCTCCGGGCACAAGAGCCCCCTGCCTCCATCGCCCCCGCACTCTGAGCCCACGGCAGCCTCGGGTCACTACCGGGATCTCAGGGAGCGGATGTTTGACAACTTGTGTGGAATTTTCCCTCCAGATCTGGTGAGGTCCGTGATGACTAGAAACCCTCACGTGATGGACGCTCAGGAGCTTGCCGCTGCTATTTTGATGGAAAAATTGCAACGTATGTAA